A DNA window from Vigna angularis cultivar LongXiaoDou No.4 chromosome 1, ASM1680809v1, whole genome shotgun sequence contains the following coding sequences:
- the LOC108324580 gene encoding GDSL esterase/lipase At5g62930, with amino-acid sequence MMRPKIVLFGDSITEQSIRENGWGVPLANAYSRRADILVRGYGGYNTRWAMFLLKHLFPLDSTTPPIATTIFFGANDAALLGRTSERQHVPIEEFKENLRKFVRHLKECSQTMQIVLITPPPLSEEGRLEYAKSQYGENATKVPERTNEVTGQYANACVEVANEFGVWYINLWSKMQETANWQTKFLRDGLHLTTEGNTVLYEEVIKVFNEAGLSVDNLSFDFPHHSKIDSEHPERAFQEVCDVPV; translated from the exons ATGATGAGGCCAAAGATAGTGTTGTTTGGAGATTCCATAACGGAGCAATCGATCCGAGAGAATGGATGGGGTGTTCCGCTAGCCAATGCCTATTCCCGCAGG GCTGATATACTCGTTCGTGGTTATGGTGGATACAACACTAGGTGGGCTATGTTCTTACTGAAGCACCTCTTCCCTCTG GACTCAACTACACCACCTATTGCTACCACAATCTTCTTTGGTGCTAATGATGCAGCTTTGTTAGGAAGAACCAGTGAAAGGCAACATGTACCTATTGAAGAATTCAAAGAGAACCTTAGAAAATTTGTTCGACACTTGAAG GAATGCTCGCAAACTATGCAAATTGTGCTCATTACTCCACCTCCACTCAGCGAGGAAGGACGCCTGGAATATGCAAA ATCCCAATATGGTGAGAACGCTACCAAAGTGCCTGAAAGAACAAATGAAGTAACTGGTCAATATGCTAATGCCTGTGTTGAGGTCGCAAATGAATTTGGCGTGTGGTATATCAATCTGTGGTCCAAAATGCAAGAAACAGCTAACTGGCAAACGAAATTTTTGAG GGATGGGTTGCATCTGACAACAGAAGGAAATACAGTACTTTACGAAGAAGTGATAAAGGTGTTCAATGAAGCGGGACTTTCTGTTGATAACTTGTCATTTGATTTCCCTCACCACTCAAAAATTGATTCGGAACATCCTGAGAGAGCTTTCCAGGAGGTTTGTGATGTCCCAGTGTGA
- the LOC108334743 gene encoding triose phosphate/phosphate translocator, non-green plastid, chloroplastic, which translates to MQSIVLSFSPLLSLRKLHTSLSPSTAKPNRILTFSSSSFPCQRSSPSSFKLAPSPPLLHAGPTSVPEGSAVEFSGGNRLLNILELGSLFAFWILFNIYFNIYNKQVLKVYHFPLTVSTIQFAMGTLLVAFMWGFNLYKRPRLSGAQLAAIWPLALVHTLGNLFTNMSLGMVAVSFTHTIKAMEPFFSVLLSAMFLGENPTAWVVGSLVPVVGGVALASATEASFNWAGFWSAMASNLTNQSRNVLSKKLMVNTEESMDNITLFSIITVMSFLISAPLTLLVEGVKFTPTYLQSSGLNVNEVCIRSLLAALCYHAYQQVAYMILQKVSPVTHSVGNCVKRVVVIVSSVIFFRTPVSPINALGTAIALAGVFLYSRARRLKSKTI; encoded by the exons ATGCAGAGCATAGTTCTTTCTTTCTCCCCTTTGCTCTCTCTCCGCAAACTTCACACCTCTCTCTCTCCTTCCACTGCCAAACCCAACCGCATTCTcactttctcttcctcttcattcCCATGTCAAcggtcttctccttcttctttcaaaCTTGCTCCCTCTCCTCCCTTGCTCCATGCCGGACCAACCTCCGTGCCGGAGGGCAGTGCCGTCGAGTTCTCTGGGGGCAACAGGCTGCTCAACATTCTTGAATTGGGTTCCCTGTTTGCGTTCTGGATCCTCTTCAACATCTACTTCAACATCTATAACAAACAGGTCTTAAAAGTTTACCATTTCCCTTTAACCGTTAGCACGATTCAGTTTGCCATGGGGACTCTCCTCGTAGCGTTCATGTGGGGTTTTAATCTCTACAAGAGGCCAAGACTCAGTGGCGCGCAG CTTGCAGCGATATGGCCACTGGCTCTGGTTCATACTTTAGGGAATCTTTTTACTAACATGAGTCTTGGGATGGTTGCTGTGTCTTTTACTCACACAATAAAAGCTATGGAGCCTTTTTTTTCAGTGCTCCTTTCTGCTATGTTTCTTGGAGAG AATCCTACTGCATGGGTGGTTGGTTCCCTTGTGCCTGTTGTTGGTGGGGTAGCGCTAGCATCTGCTACCGAGGCCTCTTTCAATTG GGCTGGATTTTGGAGTGCAATGGCTTCCAATTTGACAAATCAATCTCGTAATGTTCTTAGCAAAAAGCTTATGGTTAACACGGAG GAATCTATGGACAACATAACTCTCTTCTCAATAATAACAGTTATGTCCTTCTTGATATCAGCACCTCTAACTTTGTTAGTAGAGGGTGTTAAATTTACCCCTACTTACCTGCAATCTTCT GGATTAAATGTTAACGAAGTGTGTATCAGATCTCTTCTTGCTGCGCTATGTTACCATGCCTATCAGCAA GTTGCGTATATGATACTGCAGAAGGTGTCACCTGTTACCCACTCTGTAGGAAATTGTGTGAAAAGGGTTGTGGTCATCGTGAGCTCAGTCATCTTCTTCCGAACTCCAGTATCACCAATTAACGCACTTG GCACTGCTATAGCTCTTGCTGGCGTTTTCCTGTATTCCAGGGCGAGGCGACTAAAGTCAAAGACCATTTAG
- the LOC108329345 gene encoding transcription factor MYB98 gives MDIQGNLTENQASQPMHVQENCLKPSMEDQLPFGVPSSQGFLQDFHHIDHFPVNDGSSSNPIFLQHTPNFDPFDHNCKPFAESNGSAHVHLMHNFQYVGYSLNLPRTNQLDMVVANQRFLPFGALETKPLNFVAPDEISCISPPKFYKKVGLNKNLRESSSTRRTFKARKKSNIVKGQWTSDEDRLLIQLVDQYGVRKWSHIAQALPGRIGKQCRERWHNHLRPDIKKDMWTEEEDKILIQAHAEIGNKWAEIAKKLPGRTENSIKNHWNATKRRQYSKRKCRSKYPRGSLLQEYIKSLNLDQNPPMDYRKKSVKNANPKTNNNGKAAAELLCGDQFCSNGQLVTKYDFNEVPDFCLDDNLFEEGCSIDSLLDDIQSASTMDDKDFDGKVQCAPTVEGKQSHHHHTEITMGIEVKKELDLVEMMSHHVNEK, from the exons ATGGACATTCAAGGTAACCTCACAGAAAACCAGGCCTCGCAGCCAATGCATGTGCAAGAAAACTGCCTGAAACCCAGCATGGAGGATCAGCTTCCTTTTGGAGTTCCTTCCTCACAGGGTTTCTTGCAAGATTTTCATCATATTGATCACTTTCCTGTGAATGATGGCTCCTCATCCAATCCTATTTTCTTGCAACATACTCCAAATTTTGATCCCTTTGATCACAAT TGCAAGCCTTTTGCTGAGAGCAATGGTAGTGCACATGTTCATCTGATGCACAATTTCCAATATGTAGGTTATAGTTTGAACCTCCCTCGGACGAATCAACTGGATATGGTGGTGGCAAACCAGAGATTCCTGCCCTTCGGTGCTCTAGAAACGAAACCTTTGAATTTTGTTGCACCAGATGAAATCTCATGCATATCCCCAcctaaattttataagaaaGTTGGTTTGAATAAAAACCTTAGGGAATCCTCTAGCACTAGGAGAACATTCAAAGCTCGGAAGAAATCCAACATAGTGAAGGGGCAATGGACATCAGATGAAGACAG ATTGTTGATTCAACTGGTCGACCAATATGGAGTGAGGAAGTGGTCACACATAGCTCAGGCGTTGCCTGGAAGAATAGGGAAACAATGCAGAGAACGATGGCATAACCATTTAAGGCCAGACATTAAG AAGGACATGTGGACTGAAGAAGAGGATAAAATACTGATCCAAGCTCATGCAGAGATAGGAAATAAGTGGGCAGAGATTGCAAAAAAGTTGCCTGGAAGAACTGAGAACTCCATCAAAAACCATTGGAACGCAACAAAGAGAAGACAATATTCCAAGAGAAAATGTCGTTCAAAGTACCCTAGAGGCTCTCTTCTTCAGGAATATATCAAGAGCTTGAACCTAGACCAAAATCCACCTATGGACTATCGAAAAAAATCTGTTAAAAATGCCAATCCAAAGACAAACAATAACGGCAAAGCAGCAGCTGAGCTCCTGTGTGGTGATCAATTCTGTTCCAATGGGCAGTTGGTGACAAAGTATGATTTTAACGAGGTCCCAGATTTTTGTTTGGATGATAACTTGTTTGAAGAGGGGTGTAGCATTGATTCTCTGCTAGATGATATACAAAGTGCTTCTACTATGGATGACAAAGATTTTGATGGAAAAGTACAATGTGCTCCTACTGTGGAGGGAAAACAGTCTCATCATCATCACACTGAGATAACTATGGGGATTGAAGTTAAGAAGGAACTGGATTTGGTGGAGATGATGTCACATCACGTTAATGAAAAGTAG